The following proteins are co-located in the Deltaproteobacteria bacterium genome:
- the rpmA gene encoding 50S ribosomal protein L27 has translation MAHKKAGGSSRNGRDSQGQRRGVKRYGGQLVRAGNILVRQCGTKFHPGNNVGLGRDYTLFSLIDGVVKFERYNDKRQQVSVYPA, from the coding sequence ATGGCGCATAAGAAGGCCGGAGGAAGCTCGAGAAACGGACGAGACAGCCAGGGTCAGCGCCGAGGCGTCAAACGATACGGCGGCCAATTGGTGCGGGCCGGCAACATTCTGGTCCGGCAATGCGGCACCAAATTTCATCCCGGCAATAACGTGGGGCTCGGGAGGGACTATACGTTGTTTTCGTTGATCGACGGAGTGGTCAAGTTCGAACGATACAACGACAAGCGCCAGCAAGTGAGCGTGTATCCCGCCTGA
- the rplU gene encoding 50S ribosomal protein L21, which yields MYAVIQTGGKQYKVSPGDVLRVEKLEGDVGAEISLGAPLLVAQDEDIKVGRPLLDNVSVVGQIVAQERGKKIIVFKSKRRKGYRKKRGHRQYYTALRIKEIKEN from the coding sequence ATGTACGCAGTGATCCAAACCGGTGGAAAACAATATAAAGTCTCTCCTGGGGACGTACTGCGCGTGGAAAAACTCGAGGGAGACGTCGGCGCCGAGATTTCGTTGGGTGCGCCTCTCCTGGTGGCTCAGGACGAAGACATCAAAGTGGGTCGGCCGCTGTTGGACAACGTCTCCGTAGTCGGACAAATCGTTGCCCAGGAACGCGGCAAGAAGATTATTGTATTCAAATCCAAACGCAGGAAGGGCTATCGCAAGAAACGGGGCCATCGCCAGTATTACACCGCCCTTCGAATCAAAGAGATCAAGGAGAACTAG